From the Nitrobacter hamburgensis X14 genome, one window contains:
- a CDS encoding DJ-1/PfpI family protein: protein MKLGIPVYQGVNLLDVAGPLEMFYWAGQNDDDLQTVLISEDGGAVTSINGVRFEAQASFSQTPALDILWVPGGDPVALQTIMKAPYSPYLQYLRQIAANAKWVCSVCEGALLLARAGLLDDHEATTHWYFTACLQSFPNITVDTTRQRFVVSRNASGNRLTGGGISSGLDEALKLISLLFGDKSAEQVQINTQYFPKPPVMGVIPQSPECSIRWG from the coding sequence ATGAAGCTGGGAATACCCGTTTATCAGGGCGTTAATCTGCTCGATGTCGCCGGCCCCCTCGAAATGTTCTATTGGGCGGGCCAGAACGATGACGATTTACAGACGGTTCTGATCTCTGAGGACGGTGGAGCCGTTACCTCCATAAACGGCGTGCGTTTTGAGGCGCAGGCGAGTTTCTCCCAGACGCCGGCACTCGATATCCTGTGGGTCCCCGGCGGCGACCCCGTTGCGCTGCAAACCATCATGAAAGCCCCCTATTCCCCTTACCTGCAATATCTTCGCCAGATAGCAGCCAACGCGAAATGGGTTTGCTCGGTGTGCGAGGGCGCGCTGTTGCTCGCGCGTGCCGGATTGCTGGACGACCATGAGGCGACCACTCACTGGTACTTCACCGCCTGTCTACAGAGCTTCCCCAATATCACGGTGGATACTACCCGTCAGCGCTTTGTGGTCTCCCGCAACGCCTCCGGAAATCGGTTGACCGGAGGCGGCATATCCTCAGGCCTCGATGAGGCGCTGAAACTTATTTCCTTGCTGTTCGGCGACAAGAGCGCCGAACAGGTACAGATCAACACGCAGTATTTCCCGAAACCGCCCGTGATGGGCGTGATCCCCCAGTCACCAGAATGCTCGATCAGATGGGGCTGA
- a CDS encoding porin — MKLMKSLFLGSAAGLVAMSGAQAADLPLKAKAVEYVKVCSLYGAGFYYIPGTDTCIKLGGYIRTDMGINTNSIYRGNTDGAGGAQNRFSNAFTWRSRADLNIDTRTATEYGVVRTYMETVFSWTSGGYAGSATGATTYNGNPNGAVSGGQLGVYFAFIQFAGFTMGKAVSQFSAPWTEFPGKNIYTGLVGGGGTNTGVNQFTYTAEFGNGVSASVGVQDPSAYYQPGILNLATATAGNFGYGASAYGGTTAPDVVGQLRVDQAWGLFQASVAAHNNNPAYYGATQNTGGPGDKWGWAGQLALSIKNIPTGPGDTINIQGVYTNGATRYNIQDQASPAGGSTVFTGVTGVGFGFAPDSVFDTDGQLQLVSTWGIRGGFNHNWNPYWSSSVFGGYASVRYTGAAKTAMCGVGGTVRTALGTGITTCNPDYNIGQIGANLRWTPVKNLTFTTEAVYSMLDQKYAGVAHLAANNGIGKPGDDYTLKDQNTWTVMLRAQRNW; from the coding sequence ATGAAATTGATGAAGAGCCTTTTCCTCGGCTCGGCGGCGGGGCTGGTCGCGATGAGCGGGGCACAGGCCGCTGATCTTCCGTTGAAGGCCAAGGCGGTCGAATACGTGAAGGTCTGCTCCCTGTACGGCGCGGGCTTCTATTACATCCCCGGCACCGACACCTGCATCAAGCTGGGCGGTTATATCCGTACCGACATGGGCATCAATACCAACTCGATCTACCGCGGCAACACCGACGGCGCCGGCGGTGCGCAGAACCGCTTCAGCAACGCTTTCACCTGGCGGTCGCGCGCGGACCTGAACATCGACACCCGCACAGCCACCGAATACGGCGTGGTCCGCACCTACATGGAGACGGTCTTTTCATGGACCTCGGGCGGTTACGCCGGTTCGGCTACTGGTGCGACTACGTATAACGGAAATCCGAATGGCGCCGTCTCCGGCGGCCAGCTTGGCGTGTACTTCGCCTTCATCCAGTTCGCCGGCTTCACAATGGGTAAAGCCGTCTCGCAGTTCAGCGCTCCCTGGACGGAGTTTCCGGGCAAAAACATCTACACCGGTCTTGTCGGCGGTGGCGGCACGAACACGGGCGTGAACCAGTTCACCTATACCGCTGAGTTCGGCAACGGCGTATCGGCCTCGGTCGGCGTGCAGGATCCCAGCGCGTACTACCAGCCTGGCATTCTCAACCTCGCCACCGCGACGGCAGGCAACTTCGGCTACGGCGCCAGCGCCTACGGTGGAACCACCGCTCCAGACGTTGTTGGCCAGCTCCGTGTCGATCAGGCCTGGGGCCTGTTCCAGGCCTCGGTCGCTGCGCACAATAACAATCCCGCATACTACGGTGCCACCCAAAATACTGGCGGTCCCGGAGATAAGTGGGGTTGGGCCGGTCAGCTCGCTCTGTCGATCAAGAACATCCCGACTGGACCAGGTGACACGATCAACATCCAGGGCGTCTACACCAACGGCGCAACCCGTTACAACATCCAGGATCAGGCCTCCCCGGCGGGGGGCAGCACGGTCTTTACCGGCGTAACCGGCGTTGGATTTGGCTTTGCACCGGATTCGGTGTTTGACACTGACGGCCAGCTTCAGTTGGTCTCGACCTGGGGTATACGCGGCGGCTTCAACCACAACTGGAACCCGTACTGGAGCAGTTCGGTTTTCGGCGGTTACGCATCGGTCAGGTACACCGGCGCGGCGAAGACTGCGATGTGCGGCGTGGGTGGTACGGTCCGCACTGCGCTTGGTACGGGTATCACCACCTGCAACCCGGACTACAATATCGGGCAGATTGGCGCGAACCTCCGCTGGACTCCAGTCAAGAACCTGACCTTCACGACGGAAGCGGTTTACAGCATGTTGGATCAGAAGTACGCCGGCGTGGCGCATCTTGCTGCCAACAACGGCATTGGCAAGCCGGGGGATGACTATACCCTGAAGGATCAGAACACCTGGACCGTCATGTTACGCGCGCAGCGCAACTGGTAA
- a CDS encoding IS110 family transposase: MDTHRTFGEVVIWEDGRLRHMGRVDMTRTALEGFGKTLLTTDEVVIEATGNCMAVSRVLSPFVKRVVIANPLQVKAIAHAHVKTDKIDAGTLANLYAAGYLPEIWTPDAVTERMRRLVARRYQVVRHRTRIKNEVHSILYAHLIPQCPHADLFGRLGRAWLIRQQVPDDERAAIERHIRELDRLGEDLGVLDREIAEGALSDTAIERLLTITGVNLTVAAGLVAAIGDIGRFSNPQKLVSYFGLNPRVRQSGLGAAHHGRISKVGRSHARAMLVEAAWAAAKTPGPLHAFFVRVRARRGHQVAAVAVARKLTVLCWHMLTKETNYLWARPSLVAHKMRGMELQAGRPQKKGNTRGPAYAYNVKKLRNQEMRVAEQAQKGYEHFVEAWRPRPPKKARGRLNPARLE, encoded by the coding sequence ATTGATACCCACCGTACCTTTGGGGAAGTAGTAATCTGGGAAGATGGTCGACTGCGACACATGGGTCGGGTCGATATGACGCGAACTGCGCTGGAAGGCTTCGGCAAAACGCTTCTGACCACCGACGAGGTGGTCATCGAGGCTACCGGTAACTGCATGGCGGTCTCTCGGGTGCTGTCACCGTTCGTGAAGCGGGTAGTGATCGCCAATCCACTGCAGGTGAAGGCGATCGCGCACGCCCATGTGAAAACCGACAAGATCGACGCCGGCACGCTGGCCAACTTGTATGCAGCCGGCTACCTGCCGGAGATCTGGACACCCGATGCTGTCACGGAGCGGATGCGCCGCCTGGTGGCGCGACGCTACCAGGTTGTCCGGCATCGGACCCGAATCAAGAACGAGGTGCACTCGATCCTCTATGCTCACCTGATTCCGCAGTGCCCTCATGCCGACCTGTTCGGGCGGCTCGGTCGTGCCTGGCTCATCCGACAGCAGGTGCCGGATGACGAGCGCGCCGCGATCGAGCGTCATATCCGGGAACTGGATCGGTTGGGAGAGGATCTCGGCGTGCTTGACCGGGAGATCGCTGAGGGCGCCCTCAGCGATACGGCGATCGAACGGCTGCTCACAATCACTGGCGTCAATCTCACGGTGGCCGCCGGGCTAGTGGCGGCGATCGGCGATATAGGCCGCTTTTCCAACCCCCAAAAGCTGGTGAGTTACTTCGGCCTGAACCCACGCGTGCGCCAGTCGGGGCTTGGGGCAGCCCATCACGGGCGGATCAGCAAGGTCGGACGCAGTCATGCCCGCGCGATGCTGGTGGAAGCCGCCTGGGCAGCCGCCAAGACGCCAGGCCCACTCCATGCCTTCTTCGTCCGCGTCCGGGCCAGGCGGGGCCATCAGGTCGCTGCCGTTGCAGTGGCGCGCAAGCTGACCGTCCTGTGCTGGCATATGCTGACGAAAGAAACGAACTACCTCTGGGCACGCCCCAGTCTCGTTGCCCACAAAATGCGCGGCATGGAGTTGCAAGCCGGCCGACCGCAGAAGAAAGGCAACACGCGCGGCCCCGCCTACGCCTACAACGTCAAGAAACTCCGGAACCAGGAAATGCGCGTCGCCGAACAGGCACAGAAGGGCTACGAGCACTTTGTCGAAGCCTGGCGCCCGCGCCCGCCAAAAAAGGCGCGCGGGCGCCTCAATCCGGCAAGGCTCGAATAA
- a CDS encoding DUF2237 family protein yields MLRDDRDSGGGPPRRTSRNVLGEPLQLCSIKPTTGFYRNGCCDTGTEDVGSHTVCVVMTAEFLNFSKSRGNDLSTPLPEFGFPGLKPGDRWCLCAPRWQEAFKANQAPRVVLRATHEGALTYCSLTDLKRFAMDLA; encoded by the coding sequence ATGCTAAGGGATGATCGGGATAGCGGAGGCGGCCCTCCGCGCCGTACAAGTCGGAATGTGCTCGGCGAGCCACTTCAACTCTGTTCGATCAAACCGACGACGGGGTTTTATCGGAACGGCTGCTGCGACACTGGGACAGAGGACGTTGGCAGTCACACGGTCTGCGTCGTGATGACTGCCGAGTTTCTCAATTTTTCTAAATCGCGCGGCAACGATCTCTCGACACCATTGCCGGAGTTCGGTTTCCCAGGCCTGAAACCCGGTGACCGGTGGTGCTTATGTGCACCCCGCTGGCAGGAAGCATTCAAAGCAAACCAAGCGCCGCGAGTGGTCTTGCGCGCCACCCATGAGGGTGCGCTGACATATTGCTCGCTCACCGATCTCAAACGCTTTGCAATGGATCTAGCGTGA
- a CDS encoding nitrate reductase subunit alpha has protein sequence MSWILDLVNPRERKWEEFYRNRWSHDNVFRSTHGVNCTGGCSWAIYVKDGIITWEMQQTDYPLLERSLPPYEPRGCQRGISASWYVYSPIRIKYPYVRGPLLDMWREAKASSADPVQAWGALVGDEQKRARMQKARGKGGYRRAKWEELVELIAAASLHTARKHGPDRIMGFSPIPAMSMLSFAAGTRFLSLMGGSLLSFYDWYADLPTSFPEIWGDQTDVCESADWYNSKFIVSMASNLNMTRTPDVHFIAEARTEGTKFVVLSPDFSQIAKYCDEWIPIQAGQDTALWMAANHVILKEYYVDRQVPYFIDYVKRYTDLPFLVELEPNGTTYKTGRLLRARHVPRYKDVENGDWKMLLLDANSGELRAPKGQVGDRWGSVHGKWNLSGEDTLDNSPLDPVLSFIDRSDDVVQVGFDDFANGRIVSRGVPVRRIATDKGEILCATGFDIMMSQFGISRGLEGAFATSYDDEDAPYTPAWQERHTGIGRETAIRFAREFATTAEYTNGKSMVIVGASANHWYYNNLCYRSATVALILCGCCGVNGGGINHYVGQEKLAPVAPWASIALALDWSKPPRVVQSSTWHYAHSCQWRYEQEFTEYGLTAPNPRWAKGHAIDLEAKAVRSGWMPFTPHFNRNPIEVAAEAERAGAKSTEDIATHVIDQVASKKLNLAIEDPDAAENWPRLWFIWRGNAIQSSAKGHEFFLRHYLGTHDNAIAEDRAKGKTHTVKYHDTAPRGKYDLVVDLNFRMDTSSLYSDIVLPTAFWYEKNDLNTTDLHSFLHVLGQAVPPVWESKTDWDIFKLIAKKVSELAPLAFSKPVRDVVLQPLMHDTPDELAQPEILDWAEGECKPVPGKSFPHVRVVERDYANLYNKFISFGPKAREDGVSAVGVNVPIKKQYDQMLDNPIMPMPDPRHMRCVEWGGKRYPSLEDVLDGCNTVLLCAPEANGEVCYQAFHNEEHHVGLPLVDLAEPTRNVATTFYDLTRQPRRLLTSPCWTGMMNDGRAYSAWCMNVERLVPWRTLTGRQTLYIDHQWYLDFGEHIPTYKPRLNPRKTGDIVKSRVDDRSLVLNYITPHGKWNIHSTYKDNHRMLMLSRGMDPVWINDRDAEKVGIEDNDWVEVYNDNGVVVTRANVSRRIQPGTCMYYHAVERTVYIPKSQERKWRGGGHNSLTRTRINPLFLAGGYAQFTYGWNYWGPTGILTRDTHVVVRKMEKLEW, from the coding sequence ATGAGCTGGATACTGGACCTCGTTAATCCCCGAGAGCGCAAGTGGGAAGAGTTCTACCGTAACCGCTGGTCCCACGATAACGTTTTCCGCAGTACGCATGGCGTCAACTGCACCGGTGGCTGCTCCTGGGCGATCTACGTCAAGGACGGGATCATCACCTGGGAGATGCAGCAGACGGACTACCCGCTTCTTGAGCGCAGTCTGCCTCCTTACGAGCCGCGAGGCTGCCAGCGTGGTATCTCCGCCTCCTGGTATGTCTACAGCCCGATCAGGATAAAGTATCCATACGTCCGCGGTCCGCTTCTCGACATGTGGCGCGAAGCGAAGGCGTCGAGCGCCGATCCGGTGCAGGCCTGGGGTGCGCTGGTCGGAGACGAGCAAAAGCGGGCGCGCATGCAGAAGGCGCGCGGCAAGGGTGGTTACCGTCGCGCCAAGTGGGAAGAGCTGGTCGAGCTGATTGCCGCTGCCAGCTTGCACACCGCGCGCAAGCACGGGCCGGACCGGATAATGGGCTTCTCGCCGATCCCGGCGATGTCGATGCTGTCGTTCGCGGCCGGTACACGCTTCCTGTCGCTCATGGGCGGATCGTTACTGAGCTTCTACGACTGGTACGCCGATCTGCCGACCTCGTTCCCGGAAATCTGGGGCGACCAGACCGACGTGTGCGAAAGCGCGGACTGGTACAACTCCAAGTTCATCGTTTCGATGGCGTCGAACCTGAACATGACGCGTACCCCTGACGTGCATTTCATCGCGGAAGCACGCACCGAGGGAACCAAGTTCGTGGTTCTCTCGCCGGACTTCAGCCAGATCGCCAAATACTGCGACGAATGGATTCCGATCCAGGCCGGACAGGACACGGCGTTGTGGATGGCGGCCAATCACGTCATCCTCAAGGAGTACTACGTCGATCGTCAGGTTCCTTACTTCATCGACTACGTCAAGCGTTACACCGACCTTCCGTTCCTTGTGGAACTGGAGCCCAACGGGACCACGTACAAGACGGGCCGCTTGCTGCGCGCCAGGCATGTTCCTCGCTACAAGGATGTCGAAAACGGCGACTGGAAGATGCTGTTGCTTGACGCCAACAGCGGCGAGCTACGGGCGCCGAAGGGTCAGGTCGGTGACCGCTGGGGTTCTGTGCACGGTAAATGGAACCTGTCCGGCGAGGACACCCTGGACAATAGTCCGCTCGATCCGGTGCTGAGCTTTATCGATCGATCCGATGACGTGGTGCAGGTTGGGTTCGACGATTTCGCGAACGGACGTATCGTCTCGCGCGGCGTCCCGGTGCGGCGCATCGCCACGGACAAGGGCGAGATTCTGTGCGCGACCGGCTTCGACATCATGATGTCCCAGTTTGGTATCAGCCGCGGCCTGGAAGGCGCTTTTGCGACCAGCTATGACGACGAGGATGCGCCTTATACCCCGGCGTGGCAGGAGCGTCATACCGGTATCGGCCGCGAGACCGCGATCAGGTTTGCGCGTGAGTTTGCGACCACCGCAGAGTACACCAACGGCAAATCCATGGTGATCGTGGGCGCCAGCGCCAACCACTGGTACTACAACAACCTCTGTTACCGGTCGGCTACGGTCGCTTTGATCCTGTGCGGTTGTTGCGGCGTCAACGGTGGCGGCATCAACCACTACGTGGGTCAGGAAAAGCTCGCGCCCGTTGCGCCTTGGGCTTCGATTGCTCTGGCGCTCGACTGGTCCAAGCCGCCGCGGGTCGTGCAGTCGTCGACCTGGCACTATGCCCATAGCTGTCAGTGGCGCTACGAACAGGAGTTTACGGAGTACGGCCTGACGGCGCCAAATCCGCGCTGGGCCAAGGGCCATGCGATCGACCTCGAGGCAAAGGCGGTGCGTTCGGGCTGGATGCCGTTCACGCCGCACTTCAACCGCAATCCGATCGAAGTTGCGGCTGAGGCCGAGCGTGCCGGTGCAAAGAGCACTGAGGACATCGCGACTCACGTTATCGATCAGGTCGCGAGCAAGAAGTTGAATCTCGCGATCGAGGATCCCGATGCTGCCGAGAACTGGCCGCGGTTGTGGTTCATCTGGCGCGGCAACGCGATCCAGTCGAGCGCCAAGGGGCATGAGTTCTTCCTACGGCATTACCTCGGGACGCACGACAACGCCATCGCCGAGGATCGCGCCAAGGGTAAGACGCATACGGTGAAATACCACGACACGGCGCCGCGCGGAAAGTATGACCTGGTGGTCGACCTCAATTTCCGCATGGATACCTCGTCGCTCTACTCCGACATCGTGCTGCCGACGGCGTTCTGGTACGAGAAGAACGACCTCAACACGACTGACCTGCACTCGTTCCTGCATGTTCTGGGACAGGCGGTTCCGCCGGTGTGGGAGTCCAAGACGGACTGGGATATCTTCAAGCTGATCGCCAAGAAGGTCAGCGAGTTGGCTCCGCTGGCGTTCTCCAAGCCTGTGCGTGATGTTGTCCTTCAACCGCTCATGCACGATACGCCGGACGAGTTGGCACAGCCGGAGATTCTCGACTGGGCCGAGGGCGAGTGTAAGCCGGTGCCGGGCAAGTCGTTCCCGCACGTGCGGGTGGTCGAGCGTGACTACGCGAATTTGTACAACAAATTCATCTCGTTCGGACCGAAGGCGCGGGAGGACGGTGTTTCGGCCGTCGGAGTGAATGTTCCGATCAAGAAACAATATGACCAGATGCTCGACAATCCCATCATGCCGATGCCTGATCCGAGGCATATGCGGTGTGTGGAGTGGGGTGGCAAACGGTATCCGAGCCTTGAGGACGTGCTCGACGGATGCAACACGGTGCTGCTGTGTGCTCCGGAGGCGAACGGCGAGGTTTGCTACCAGGCCTTCCATAATGAGGAGCATCACGTCGGTCTTCCGCTTGTCGACCTTGCTGAGCCTACCCGAAACGTTGCGACGACGTTCTATGACCTTACGCGTCAGCCGAGGCGTCTCCTTACGAGCCCCTGCTGGACGGGGATGATGAATGACGGTCGCGCTTATTCCGCATGGTGCATGAACGTCGAGCGCCTGGTGCCTTGGCGGACGCTGACCGGCCGCCAAACGCTGTACATCGACCACCAGTGGTACCTTGATTTCGGCGAGCACATACCGACCTACAAGCCGCGGCTCAATCCGCGCAAGACCGGCGATATCGTGAAAAGCCGGGTCGATGACCGCTCTCTGGTGCTGAACTACATCACTCCGCACGGAAAGTGGAACATCCACTCGACCTACAAAGATAACCACCGCATGTTGATGTTGTCTCGCGGCATGGATCCGGTGTGGATCAATGACAGGGACGCGGAGAAGGTAGGGATCGAGGATAACGACTGGGTCGAGGTCTACAACGACAACGGTGTGGTCGTGACCCGCGCCAACGTGAGCCGCCGAATTCAGCCTGGCACCTGCATGTACTACCACGCGGTCGAGCGTACGGTGTACATTCCGAAATCGCAGGAGCGTAAGTGGCGTGGCGGCGGACACAACAGCCTGACGCGTACTCGTATCAACCCGCTGTTCCTGGCCGGTGGCTATGCCCAGTTCACGTACGGCTGGAACTATTGGGGTCCGACTGGTATCTTAACGCGCGACACCCACGTCGTCGTGCGCAAGATGGAGAAGTTGGAATGGTAG
- a CDS encoding uridine monophosphate kinase, with product MANTTAELEALLTQRSLTDAQLLAAVEASADFRILPDATVLKIGGQSVIDRGRAAVYPLVDEIVAARKNHKLLIGTGAGTRARHLYSIAAGLGLPAGVLTQLGASVAGQNAVMLGQLLAQYGISAVDGAGLSAVPLYLAEVNGVIFSGMPPYGLWTRPAAEGVIPPYRTDAGCFLVAEQFGCKAMIFVKDEDGLYTANPKTSKGATLIPKISVAEMKAKGLQDSILEFRMLDLLESARHVRQVQVVNGLVPGNLTRALAGEHVGTIITAS from the coding sequence ATGGCCAATACGACCGCGGAGCTCGAGGCGCTCCTCACGCAGCGTTCGCTGACCGACGCGCAGCTTCTGGCTGCGGTGGAGGCTTCGGCGGACTTTCGAATCCTGCCTGACGCCACCGTTCTCAAGATCGGCGGACAGAGCGTCATCGACCGCGGCCGCGCGGCGGTTTACCCGCTCGTGGACGAGATCGTCGCCGCCCGCAAGAACCACAAGCTGCTGATCGGGACCGGCGCAGGCACCCGGGCTCGGCATCTTTACTCAATCGCGGCTGGGCTCGGCTTGCCGGCGGGCGTGCTCACGCAGCTCGGGGCCTCGGTTGCCGGTCAGAACGCCGTGATGCTGGGGCAGCTCCTCGCGCAGTACGGCATATCCGCGGTCGACGGCGCCGGGCTCTCGGCTGTGCCGTTGTACCTGGCCGAAGTTAACGGTGTCATCTTCAGCGGCATGCCGCCTTACGGCCTCTGGACGCGTCCCGCCGCTGAGGGCGTCATACCTCCCTACCGGACCGACGCCGGATGCTTCCTCGTCGCCGAACAGTTCGGTTGCAAGGCGATGATCTTCGTGAAGGACGAGGACGGCCTCTACACCGCGAACCCGAAGACGTCGAAGGGCGCCACCCTGATCCCCAAGATTTCGGTCGCCGAAATGAAGGCCAAGGGGCTGCAAGACTCGATCCTCGAATTCCGTATGCTCGACCTGCTGGAGTCGGCGCGCCACGTCCGCCAGGTGCAGGTCGTGAATGGCCTCGTCCCCGGCAATCTGACCCGCGCGCTCGCCGGTGAGCACGTCGGCACCATCATCACCGCGAGCTAA
- a CDS encoding molybdenum storage protein subunit alpha: protein MVAPYAAITKPQPDIGTTNLIPVTNTIKHVASPLARQTLLDGELTSPVAGKRPIRLLPWLQVVKIGGRSIMDRGRDAILPIVDEIRKLLPEHRLLILTGAGIRARHVYGVGLDLGLPVGSLAPLAASEAGQNGHILASLLAPEGVSYIEHPTIASQLAIHLSAARAVVGSGFPPYHHHEFPGSRIPPHRADTGAFLLADALGAAGLTIVEDVDGVYTADPNGPDGKKAQLLRETSADDLAKFKGTLPVDTAFVEVMATARHIERVQVVNGLVQGRLTAALRGEHVGTIIHTGAYGLNT, encoded by the coding sequence ATGGTCGCACCATACGCCGCGATCACGAAACCGCAGCCGGACATCGGCACCACGAATCTCATACCGGTTACCAACACCATCAAGCACGTCGCCTCGCCGCTCGCGCGTCAGACCCTGCTCGACGGCGAACTTACCAGCCCTGTCGCCGGCAAGCGACCGATCCGGCTCTTGCCCTGGCTGCAAGTGGTGAAGATCGGTGGCCGCTCCATCATGGATCGCGGCCGGGACGCGATTCTCCCGATCGTGGACGAGATTCGAAAACTCCTGCCCGAGCACCGTCTGCTCATACTGACCGGCGCCGGCATCCGCGCCCGCCATGTCTACGGCGTCGGCCTCGATCTCGGCCTGCCGGTCGGGTCGCTCGCCCCGCTCGCCGCGAGCGAGGCCGGCCAGAATGGTCACATTCTCGCGTCTCTGCTCGCCCCCGAGGGGGTTTCCTACATCGAGCATCCGACCATTGCCAGCCAACTTGCCATTCACCTCTCCGCGGCCCGCGCGGTCGTCGGGAGCGGCTTTCCTCCGTATCACCACCACGAGTTTCCGGGCTCTCGTATCCCTCCTCACCGCGCTGACACGGGCGCGTTTCTGCTCGCCGACGCGCTCGGAGCGGCTGGCCTCACGATCGTGGAAGACGTGGATGGCGTGTATACCGCCGACCCCAACGGCCCCGACGGAAAGAAGGCGCAATTGCTTCGCGAGACCAGCGCCGACGATCTTGCAAAGTTCAAGGGCACGCTCCCCGTCGATACGGCGTTCGTCGAGGTCATGGCGACCGCGCGCCACATCGAGCGCGTGCAGGTCGTCAACGGGCTCGTGCAGGGACGGCTCACCGCCGCGCTGCGAGGCGAGCACGTCGGGACGATTATTCACACCGGCGCTT
- a CDS encoding protein adenylyltransferase SelO — protein sequence MPPSAEFARSTSTNEAAPIRFDNTYARLPEAFYQRVEPATAAAPRLLRVNDALARQLRIDPQFLESPEGVAVLSGNVIAPGSEPIAQAYAGHQFGDFVPQLGDGRAILLGEVVDVAGKRYDLQLKGSGRTRFSRGGDGRAALGPVIREYIVSEAMAALGIPTTRSLAAVLTGENVMRERVLPGGVLTRVASSHLRVGTFQYFAARGDIENLRVLADYAIERHYPEARSAEDPYRAFYDAVVAALARLAARWMLVGFIHGVLNTDNTAIGGETIDYGPCAFMDAYHPDKVFSSIDQFGRYAFANQPAVIRWNLTRFAETLLPLMADGTDKAIEAANASIARFKDQYQDAYIRGFRQKLGLALEMEGDLELAADLLARMAENQADFTLTFRALCEAAADPKGNAGVRALFANPSAFDEWAARWRERLSLEERSAEARRTAMLAASPVFIPRNHRIEAAIQDAEAGHFDKFHELVEVLAHPYDDQPQFADYGKPPAPGEEVQQTFCGT from the coding sequence ATGCCCCCCTCAGCAGAATTTGCCCGTTCCACGTCCACAAACGAGGCAGCGCCCATCCGGTTCGACAACACCTATGCCCGGCTGCCGGAAGCATTCTATCAGCGCGTGGAACCGGCGACGGCGGCAGCGCCCAGGCTCCTGCGCGTGAACGACGCGCTCGCCCGGCAGCTGCGCATTGATCCTCAGTTCCTCGAAAGCCCCGAAGGAGTTGCCGTTCTTTCCGGCAATGTCATCGCACCCGGTTCCGAGCCCATCGCGCAAGCGTACGCCGGACATCAGTTCGGGGACTTCGTACCCCAACTCGGCGACGGGCGCGCCATCCTGCTCGGTGAAGTCGTCGACGTTGCGGGCAAACGCTATGACCTTCAGCTCAAAGGTTCTGGCCGGACCCGCTTTTCAAGAGGCGGCGATGGCCGCGCCGCGCTGGGGCCCGTCATCCGCGAATACATTGTCAGCGAGGCCATGGCCGCGCTCGGCATTCCGACGACGCGCTCCCTCGCCGCGGTGCTGACCGGCGAAAACGTCATGCGCGAACGCGTGCTGCCGGGCGGTGTCCTGACCCGCGTTGCATCGAGCCATCTGCGCGTCGGCACGTTTCAGTATTTTGCTGCACGGGGCGACATAGAAAATCTTCGTGTTCTCGCGGACTACGCCATCGAGCGGCACTACCCGGAAGCGCGCTCGGCTGAAGACCCATATCGCGCCTTCTACGACGCGGTGGTCGCCGCCCTGGCCCGGCTGGCCGCCCGATGGATGCTCGTTGGATTCATCCACGGTGTTCTCAACACCGACAACACTGCGATCGGTGGCGAGACGATCGACTACGGCCCCTGTGCCTTCATGGACGCCTATCATCCGGACAAGGTCTTCAGTTCGATAGACCAGTTCGGGCGCTATGCGTTCGCCAATCAGCCTGCTGTCATCAGATGGAATCTGACCCGGTTCGCCGAGACACTGTTGCCGCTGATGGCGGATGGCACCGACAAGGCGATTGAAGCCGCGAACGCATCGATCGCGCGTTTCAAGGACCAATATCAAGACGCGTACATTAGAGGCTTCCGTCAGAAACTCGGGCTCGCGCTTGAGATGGAGGGCGATCTCGAACTTGCGGCCGATCTTTTGGCGCGAATGGCGGAGAACCAAGCGGATTTCACGTTGACTTTCCGCGCCCTGTGCGAGGCCGCAGCAGATCCGAAGGGCAATGCAGGCGTGCGGGCGCTTTTCGCAAACCCGTCCGCCTTCGACGAATGGGCCGCACGTTGGCGCGAGCGCCTGTCGCTTGAAGAGCGATCCGCCGAGGCCCGCCGTACCGCCATGCTGGCAGCCAGTCCGGTGTTCATCCCGCGCAATCACCGCATTGAAGCGGCCATTCAAGACGCCGAAGCGGGACACTTCGATAAATTTCACGAACTTGTCGAGGTGCTGGCGCATCCCTACGATGACCAGCCGCAGTTTGCGGACTATGGGAAGCCGCCGGCACCGGGGGAAGAAGTCCAGCAAACCTTCTGCGGGACATAG